In the genome of Daucus carota subsp. sativus chromosome 9, DH1 v3.0, whole genome shotgun sequence, the window atattatatcggtttttctagtgtgtgtccatgAGCATATGCTAAGCACGGAATTCTATAAGTTTGACTATTTCTATTGGTTCttatatcttaataatggtggaccccctacatatacaatcaccacaccaatcaaaatctcccaaacatataaaaattctgcgcttagcatgtgcccacgggcacacactagacaaaccaatattataatatagaatggagatagtgggagaaagtagttggtgtaatgatgttttatagtATTATACAAGTTTAccatttttggaatgtatataattgatgggacgtcccaaaaaggaaactgtatacaaatgAATTGGACGGAGTAACAGTTTGGCACATCGATCGGAGGCTACTTCAAATTATGTTTATGTACTACTGATATATGTAATGATTCTGTCGTAATTACTAACTAGTCTGCTTCATAGTTTACTGTTTCATTGTAAGTTACAATTTCTTTGCTATTTATTCCATTTTcaccaaattttcaataatgtGTGAACCCAGGTCTACTAATCCATCTACATCTTTCCAACTCAATTTCTCTATTTAAGAAACGATGATATAAATGTTCAAGGTCATTTTTAGGTATGTGCAAGGCCAAAGCAGTATCCTGAATATTTTTAGCAGTCCGGTATAAGCTGCTTTACTGCTTTACATGCTAGTTGGCTTCCTGACAGAAAATTGCAGTAAGGCAGGGAGCATTGCATTGGTGTGCAGTTTTCTTTTGATGCTGGACTTAATGAGTGCAGTACTCATTGTTCGCAATTGAAATCTGCATGCAGCTCCTTCACTTGAGAGGCTGTTTGTGAAGAATAATATTTCACCTTTAACTTAATTCTTCCACAAAACAgtgtaaaaaagaataaaagacgAATGCACAGTGGATACAGGTGCCTACATTTTTCATAGTTATGTGCTTGAGGTGGATAATATTTCATTGTTAACTTTGATAGTTTATTAGTTACATTATTAGTGAAAAGTCAGTCCTACAACATGTAGTAGAAGTTCAAGATACGAAGAATATGGAAAACCTGTCCACGCGGCCAGAAAAGAAAGAGAGCATTCCAGCGCCAAAAGCAAGGGAGGCATGAGTAATTGACTAGAGGcggcaatcgtttcgtttcgtatactttcgtttcgtgtattttcgtgtttcgtgtactcaaAGGTGAAACTCGTATACGCCTGTTAtcaatttcgtgtacctaatttgaaacccgtatccgatccgaaacgtttcgtgtacttttcgtgtacattatatataaaaatattaatatatttttaatcaaaaaatagatttaatatatattaatctgtataattttactaaatatgaatgatatatttatgctCGCATACAATTATctacaaatttgttaatgtatctataATATGTATAAAACATTTCTCTAGATCTCTTAAAATTTTCCGAAATCAAATGCTCTGTATAAAGTAGCTAAGCGGCTAAACTCCTTCCAAAGTCCCAACTGCGTTACATTGTGTATGGAATTGAGTTTACATAATGTTATCAGTACTGATATGTTCTTTATAAAATCTTTGCTATCTGAATTATCATTCTACGAATAAACGATTAAATGAAACTCTTTCATTTActtgcaagttgttttcacaaGTATTGTCTTGGTTACAAAAGATGCATTCGTTGTGTCTGCAAATCTGCTGTCAAGACTTCACTGCTAATCTGCTACGAGGGTTCATGGTATCAAAGAGGATTCGCGAGATAACATCATAACAAACATGGAATCCATTTGCTTACAAATACATAATCTCCAGAATGTCAAAAAGGCCAAAAAGATAAAAATCACAACATGATTACACAAGCTTAGTAAAAAAATAACTGGCAGTGTACACACTCATTTTCTTGCACCTGCGGTAGACAATAGCAAAAATCCGGCGCTTAATGCTACCTCTGACTGGAGGTATCTTTACGCGTCGCTTCCTATTTGCTGCAGCGCCAGTGGCTCCCCTTGTCGGTTTTGCTCCTCTGATCTCAGTCATGTTTAAGTTTGTGATTCTTATCCATGGTAGCTAGAGATTTGAAGTGGGTGGCAAAAGTATTATATGGGAGAGAGTTGGTTTGCATGAGAGGATAAATCTGCAATGTCCATGTCATTTGTTTGGAGGTAATATCTTAAATGAAGGGCAGGAACCTTCGTGCAACTTTCGTATACTCATCTTTTGTTAGTGTAACGTAATTCTAATGTGTGGCATGAGAGGGGCAGagtattttatgtatttatgcAATTACTGATAAATATTtcatttaagtaaaatattattttatttgattggaGAATGATGGAATAGCCCACTTATCGGATCGGACACAGTATGATTCACCGTCAAGTTAGAGTACAAATTGTATATGGGCATGTGTCGAATATGCTAAAACAAATGTTTTGcaatttggtttttttttagcATATACTAGTTTTATATCCGAAAACGAAGGTTTAAATTTATGACAGAGATCAGCCTATTATGCTAAAGGCTATTCAGAAAATACTTCTTGTTAAAAGGTTATGCAAACTGCAAGGGATTGTTTTTTTACTATATTTCCTTTCGAACCAATTTATCAATGTTCTGTTCCTGCTAGCACCTACCTGGGTATTGAACTGGAGCCACTTTACTTCACAATCTTCCTTTCTTCGGACTTGATCCTCCTTGCTAGGCTTCACCATCTTCAGAAGCTGAGCAACTGGACTGCCTGCTTGTTTTTTATTGTTGATGGTTACAAGGCAGTTATTGTAATAACTCAATTATACACAGTCGTTGAGTTCACTGAAGCATTTTACAGAGTATGATGTCTTGGATGTTTGAGAAATATACATGTTAGCCTCAGGTACCACGTTGGTTGATAGTCTATGACAGTGAGTAATGCATTGATAAACAAATCATCTGACCTGACTATGAAGACCCGGCCCCTTTTAAGTGGCTCATCTGATTTTTATTCATCACAAGTGTTGCAAAGGATGGGAGATTCTTCTTGTCTCTTCTGCCACAATCCACAATTAGATTTGAGTTCGAAAATCCTTCAACTTACCAAAAGATATTCAGATTCCAGCCTCTGCCTTTTATCAGTATCGGCAGCTCAAGAACACCAACCATTAGCATCGTCACCTGCTATTTCCATTATACGATCAGACCTTGCATATGGTAGATATAGATGTCAGGTTTGAGGTGCAAGCATTAGAATACCTAGAGGAATCTGGTCCCTGATATCTTAAGATGTTCTTTCTCCAGCTTTTCCTGTGGAGCTTTCTACGCTTCCCCAAATGCTCATAGGAAGAAAGACATCAGGTATGAATCCTTGCATACCAGAATCAAACCTGGGATTTAGCTGTTCACTACGAATAACCCTGGATAGTTTGACATGACAATTGTTTACTAACTAGTAACTATTCTTGTGTCTAATATCATTTCTGTTCTTGTACTTCAGATACTAATTCCTATTTCTTTTGGAAAAGAATGTTGATAAGATAGTGTTCTCAGGTTACATCTGACATTTGTATGCAGAGTCATTACGCGATTTTCTGTTTTGATATCCTTGCCGAATTTGCCTGGATAGTTGGTTATCAATAAGATCATTGGACATAATGTGTTGGAAGCAATATGGTGAGCAGGACTATTGTGTGAAACAAGATATCTAAACTGATCCGCATGTTAAAATCCTGATACAGGATATCCATTCACGTCTCGACTTTGTGTTGATCAACTGACAAACCATGCCTAAAGTTTCAACACTATAGAATGAGAGTCGATCCGCATAAGATTTGCCCTTACTGCCGGAAACTGAACCTCACTATATTTGTAGACAATCTGAGAACTGAATATACAGATGTACGTCTTGTCCGTTTGGATAAAAAGTAAGAGATTCTACAAAAGACTTTGAAAAGAAGTACCCGATTCTACAAAAAAAGTATCACATATCGAAGAAACGGAGGAATAAAGTTCATCATCTCAAAACTAATATACTACAAAACCGAGTTATGCAGCTACCTGTGGACTAGGCCCTGCATTTGATCAGCAAGTGTACTGTGCCtatgacatatatatacacCCAAAATTTTACAATACTATTATAGAAGTTTGAAGGGTTTCGCTCCCTAATATATAAAGATTTAGATTGACAACATAAATTGCCTACCACATCTCGTATACAATGATTGGGTGGCTTTCGTGAAAGTCTTGCAGCACTGCTGTATAATCAGTAGTGCCGATCTGTTGCTGGTCATGGTAACTTTATTTTCCCACGACAGGAACTTCAGCATCACCAACCAACATAGGAAAACAAGTGGCCCATGGTTCGCCTGAGTTATACTGGAATTGCTCTGTTCTTCCATCAGCTTCGCATTTTACGTTCTGTGATTCTTTTACGGGGGCTTGGCTTTCTTCTTCTACAAAGAAATCCATCTTGGCAAACATAAGATTGGCTACAGCTCTATCGATGGCATTAGTCTTTGATTCTGTGGCTTCAGTCTCTTGAACGCTGAAACAGAAAAAGATTAAATCAGTGATTAAGAGAAAAAACCTCTTCTTTGATAGGAAGACGCCAAACTAAGCAGTTATCAAACAacataaatatgaaattagGCCATGTCGAGAATGTGTTTATGAGTCGTTATGCCTCATACTTCATGCTACTGATATGAATCAACAAGATTGGAATGATATATTGAAGAAGTTCTCTGGGCAGTTTGATAGGTTTGCCATTTTGAAGTTTATATTTGATTGAGCTCTTTATCAGACAAAGAACTTTGCAATTACAAAATCCAATTTTAGGACAGcaagaaaattttatacatatcaATACATACCtagatttttcattattaaCAGTCTCTACTGTTTTCTTCTCGATGACAAGATCTCCATTTTGGACTGGGGTTGACGTGTTAGTCCTGGAATTCTCCGCAAGACGATATAAAGAATCTCGAAAGCAATTTCTCGTCTTCAAGTTCAACTAAAAATGCCAAGAAATAGTGCCACTTTGAATTAGTAAGCTTTTATACATCACACTAATTCAATAAATGATAGAGTATGTTTGAAGTCAGATTATAATACCTTTGACGTCACCATTTCAAGCTCCTGAAGCACTGATTCTTCTAGAGATGTCTGTTCATGCATATATACTCTCCCAGTACCATGCTCAGATGCAACAGAATCCTTTAGCACCGGTTCCTTGATTAAAAGTATAATGATTAGTAACCTGATAAGCCCAAGTTTTGGAATTATGACAGACTTTAGTATACATTAGACTCAGAAAAATACGAagataaaacatattattataGAAATGGTACAACTGTGAAAATCGGGAGTAAATACATGTCAGCAGTACTAGAAAACATAGAGCATAAATTAAGGATAATCTTTCCAGAAAAAGATTAGTCTTCCCAGAATACAGAACACCCAATTAAGGCTTGAAGACACAGTACAATGACAAAAGGACCCCTATATGTGTaactaaaaaaaacattaacaaGGCATCCTTTCTATGAAATTTTGATGTATGCATAACTATTTAGTCTACCATACAATAGATTAATGATCTTCTATAGTCATTAACACCGTAAACCAGAGAACACGCGTCAGGTTTGACTCTTTAAGAGACACAATAGGGAAATTCTCACCTTTATGGATGGAAAAGAATTGCTGGCTTCTCTATTCCAATCTGTTTTCGGAGAAAAGGTATCATTATCATAATAGTTTGAGCCACCGAAATTCGAGTTTGATTGAGGAGAAAAGCTAGATGATCCATAAAGGTTTTCAGTGGCTAAATCTTCATCAAGTAACGAATTCCTGCATAAATGTACAGAAGCAAATGTCAATTATCAGAACACAAATATGCCTTTTAGATGATTACAAACGGAAATAGCACATAATGATGGTACAGCAATACAACAAGGCTGTATTCTTGATTTGTGGGAAGGAAGACTCCGACAACTTCAACAGTTTAATGGCACAGGTAATGAACTATATAGCTTTCTATATGCATCAAATCAATTACTTTAACTCCAAAGTCACGCTTACATATAAATTTCATCCATCTGAATGTCATCAGACTGCCGCTCTGTAGAAGTTCCCCACTgttgtaaattattttgaaatccaTAACTCATGCTTGAATTACTTGAACACTCCATTTGATGCCGGGATATACTAAGGTCCAACTCATCACATAAATTTTCTGCATCGATATTCTTCTTGTGGAAATCAGATACTCCCCAATCAGACCAGCTATTGGGTGAAGGAAGCCTATCAATTGGTTTCATATCTTTTGGAACAACAAGATCATCTCCATCATTTGAAAAATACCATTCCATAAGAGAAGTCCCAATTTTTAAGCTGGATCTATAACCAAAATTTGGATTACAAACATTAGCCATATCAAACTAGGCACATATGTATATCAACAGGTAATACAAAAGGACCCAATCTTTCACCATAAAACACAAAAACATCACACTGGAAGATTTTTAGACGGCTTGTCAACAATTTGAAGAACAAAATCAAGGAAACCTCCAATATAACAAGCAAATTAACCATTTAGGTGGAAAGAACACTTTTTAAAGAAGCACATATACCTATGTAAATTCACACATATAAGCACCCTATTGGTAAAATTTGCTGATATTAAATCATAGAATGAAGAATTACTTGAAAATCCAACAATACACACACAAAACAAAGGACAAAGAACTCACATATATAACACAAGgccaaaaaacatatatactcaTTCCAAAAACACATATAAATAACCAAGATAAGCCTGCAGATCTTGAAAAACACTTGAATATACACATAAATGCAAGCACTTATAACACATATTCATCAACAAGAACAAAGCTCACCTTTTAAATTCACAATCTTGAAGACAACCCAGATTCAGACTAAGCAAAACAAGATGACCCAGATGAAAAAACAAGATAGATGATTGTTGTGAGCCAAGAAAGTTGAGAGGCGGCTGTGAAATGTGTTTGGAAAGAGTTGAAGTTAGAGATAGGAAAGTGTATAGTACTAGACTACTAGTACACTTGCTTTTTTGATTTGTGGCTGAGAAAAGAGGGCTCAACTTGTGGATATGAATCATCCATCTAAAACTGGCTTGGTATTGGTCCATCTGGCATCATGGTTAGAGCTAGTGGTTTTGGTGGATGCCACGTGCGAACAAGTTGTGGTAGAGGACCCAGGTTGTTTGCAACTTGCGTGCTCACTTATGTGGAGATTATGTTTAGGCACATATGTGGGACTATACAATTTTGGATAAGTATATCCTCATCTGTATTTCAgcttatttttatgaaatttaaagATTAAACATTGGAATTAGGCTCGCGAAAGCTGcagtattttttattatttgaagcCAGCTGGATTTTTGGCCTCACGACAAGATCAGGGATAACAGTTTTACCCGACTTATGGATACCTCTGACTCGTTTCGAATCGATTGGATCTATTCGAAcctgatttttttggatttgaataTGTGGATCTTATTTTTGAACCCGAAAATGTTTGGATCTAAATCTGGATCTTAAGTATTTTGAACCAAGACCCGACTCGAAACCCGAAATCCGATTCGACATATTACGAATTAATAGTTATGTATATGAACATTCTACTTATTTTTATATGCGCGATACATAATTTACATTCATTTCAccaatattacattttttttcttaattattgtgcattaaataaacaaaaataataaaaatataaacaataagtTGAATGATTATAAACCATTAAATTAGCATATTTCACGTGTTTGTTATACTAAATGAAACATGTGAAACCACTTTTTTTcatattcttaaattttaaaaaaaatatttaccacATTTTTGATAGATATAAacttgttaatttttatttaactttaGTTTATGAAGTATTCGAATTAAACCTAAATTAAACCCGAACCGAAACTTGAAAAAATCTGACAAACCGGATTTGGATTTTCATTTTAGATACCCAgaccgacccgaaatataatggataGATAAGTACTCTAATTCTTATCTTAattattttgtgattttgtATCGCACATATATTATGTCATGCATGCATGcaaattatattgttaaatatttttattataaaatattaaatttgtgcGAGCACTATTTTATGCTTGAAAAATTATTTGTGAGCCCAAATTCGGGTAACACGTCTATTTTCGAAAATATCGTACGAGATAtttttgtttggataatttatACGGTTTTGAAATTTCGTACGAGTTGCATCTcttgagaaaaatatttatcagcACATCTTGTAATTTTGAAGGATTTTACAAGGAGcattttttcaagaaaatgtTTATACTGCAGCAATTTTCAGTCATCATGCTTATTATATGTTGGATTGCGcttgtaaaatattttgcatATTGTCACGGTAATATATatgtcataaaaaatatttcaaaacttgAGAACTAAACTTGTCAAGTAGGGTAGCCTGGGCAAACTTGTAAGTCCCACAGTGCTACATTATCCAAAAAAGAGTCAGCAACTACCGGACATGTCGAGCGGATACAACTTATTTCATCGAAGGCCCCGCTCTCTCACGAGCACAGGGGTTACATTCTTATCTTATTGAAGGCCCCGCTCTCTCACGAGCACAACGGTAATTTAAATGATTGAAAGCCTGTCAATGTGTCACACACATTTGCTCAGGTATATCCATTTGACAAAAAGACTTGTGTCTGCTGCATCCGGCATTTTGCTTTTACACTTGAGGAGCGTGTGCGCCAATTCGGGTTCCATACAAATGCCAAGGTCCTAACTTCACAATAAAGTCCGCATGGATTTTAAACTATACATCTCTCACTTTTAAAAATCTTAGCAGATTTATATCCGATTTGCGTCCATACATATTGTCATACTTGCATCTGTGTACATACTGCTAGCACTATAGTGCTCCATATGTTTTACTGATATTTTATATCTAGTTGTTTCAGCGACTACAGGAATTTGGAAGCTTGAAGATTTTTATTTCTCCACTGCATCAAGCTACACTGAAGAACTGGAGGGTCGTTGTTATGCCATATTTTGGCATAAcctatttttcatatttatctcCTAATTTCTCTTATTAATTcagattaataaataattacttgGCCATAAGTAATAATCCTCTCTCTGAAACGAGGAAAGAATTAACTATCACAGAAAAATATCTCCAAACGATATCTTTTAAATCCGGAAAGATATTAAAAACTCGAAAATTATATcagattaaaatcaattaaatcagcATTTAATATAGCTTATCCCTAAAATCTCTAGGGATAGGCTCAATCCTAACAGAACTGCGTGGGCTTGATCCTATAAAAACATAGGTACGCAGACATCTTGGGATATTAGATCCGATACATGAGACAAATCGAGACATCTCTCAAGCTCAGCCCCTCTTTTTTCATAAGCCCTAAATCCCCAAATCATAAAATTCTTGTTGACCAAAATCCTTCGTTAACAATTGGCGACCACAGTGGGAGTTAACTTTATATTCGAGGAGGacgaataattatattaaagggTTTATACGGGTTGTTCATAAACTCAAACAATTATCTCGGTTAAAAAAAGACGTAGAGCGGTGGATGGGAAAATTGTCTATGTGTATAGAAAAGGCAAGGCAACGGTGTTCCTTTGCCATGGTGCGACAAAACAGATCAAGCCGTTAAAGAATTAAAAGAACAAGGGTGGCGTTACTCTTGTTCACGCCAAAGGAAAACAATGAAAGCGGAGAGTTAAGGAGCCTGCAATACCCAAAGACTAAGAGGGGGGGCTTGCCAGGCGAGTGGAATTCAAGTGCGGAACTGTTAGCCCCCAAAATCGTTACAAGTTCTTGAAAATTATGTACTCTAATTCTTATCTTAATTCTTTTGCAATTCTGTATCGCATATATATTATGTCATGCATGCATGcaaattatattgttaaatactcttactacaaaaatatttaatttgtgcgAGCACAATTTTATGCTTGAAAATTTATGTGTGAGCCCAAATTCGGGTAACACATCTATTTTCGAAAATATCGTACGAGATAtttttgtttggataatttttacGGTTTTGAAATTTCGTACGAGTTGCATCTCTTGAGAATTTTGAAGGATTTTACAAGGAGctttttttcaagaaaatatttatactgtGGCAATTTTCAATCATCAAGCTTATTATATGTTGGATTGCGcttgtaaaatattttgcatATTATCGCGGTAATATATATgtctaaaaaatatttcaaacttGCGAACAGAACTTATCAAGTAGGGTAGCCTGGGCGAACTTGTAAGTCCCACAGTGCTACATTATCCAAAAAAGAGTCAGCAACTACCGGATACGCCGAGCGGATACAACTTATTTCATAGAAGGCCCCGCTCTCTCACGAGCACAGGGGTTACATGCTTATCTTATTGAAGGCCCCGCTCTCTCACGAGCACAACGGTAATTTTACATAATTGAGGCATGCCAATGTGTCACACACATTTGCTCAGGTATATCCATTTGACAAAAAGACATGTGTCTGCTGCATCCTGCGTTTTGCTTTTACACTTGAGGAGCGTGTGCGCCAATTCGGGTTCCATACAAATGCCAAGGTCCTAACTTGACAATAAAGTCCGCATGGATTTTAAACTATACAGCTCGCACTTTTAAAAAATCTTGGCAGATTTATATTCGATTTGGGTACATACATAATGTCATACTTGCATTTGTATACATACTGCTAGCACTATAGTGCTCCATATGTTTTACTGATATTTTATATCTAGTTGTTTCAGTGACTacaagaatttggaagcttgaAGATTTTTAGTTCTCCACTGCATCAAGCTACACTGAAGAACTGGGGGGTTGTTGTTATGCCATATTTTGGCATAGCCTATTTTTCCTATTTATCTCCTAATTTCTCTTATTAATTctgattaataattaattacttggcCACAAGTAATTATCCTCTCTCTGAAACGAGGAAAGAATCAACTATCACAGAAAATATCTCCAAACGATATCTTTTAAATCCGGAAAGATATCAAAACTCGAAGATTATATcagattaaaatcaattaaatcagcATTTAGTATAGCTTATCCCTAAAGTATCTCGGGATAGGCCCAATCCTAACAGAACTGCGTGGGCTTGATCCTATAAAAACATAGGTACGCAGGCATCTTGGGATATTAGATCCGATACACGAGACAAATCGAGACATCTCTCAAGCTCAGCCCCTCTTTTTTCATAAACCCTAAATCCCCaaatcataaaatttttgttgaCCAAAATCCTCCGTTAACAATTTGATTAACTCAGCATTTAATTTTCTAAAGGCTAATATAACTGTTAATTATCGGATGCttcaattaaatttaacatatttttaattttcactgTCCACTCTGTTTATAATTCGCGTGACTTTAGATGACCAACTGTATTCACGTGACTTTAGATGACCAACTATAAACACGTGTACCCTTAAACACTGCAAGTTGCATTTGCATACGagtttttcaataaatttatcattttcgGTATACGAGTTGCAAATGAAGAAATTAAATCAAGTGTGCACCTTTTACACACAATACTGCATAGACcaaaatcttaaattttatGTCAATGCCTTCTCGAATTCATATTAATGTGACTCCTATAAATATAGTGTCAAAATCGCCTTCTGACCTTCAAATCAAAACACTTCATCTCAGCTCACAATCTTAAATGACGGAATTTGATTTAATATACAATTGAAaacccccccccctccccccaaaaccaaattctccatctttataTCCCTCGGAGGGAACCCATTTCTCAAACTGTTGATGAGCTTGTACAAACTTTGTTAGGTCATCAGTCTTTCATTTCAGATGCAATATTtgtctaaataaaaaaattatatcctcATGATCTGTTTTTGGTTCATATCCGAATGATTTGGAggtatttatgaattttatgtctgggtaatttgaaaattttctgaattttgtttatttaaatttattttatgaatttatagtaCTATAATAGAATTATGTCCAATGCCCTTATTcggttaaaatttaaaaaaatatatattgaacaGAATTGTTTGACAATATCTTGTTGTTTGATGGTTATTTTGGCATACTAACTACTCTAATTACTCGTCTGTATCACGTGAACTAGCTTAGTTTTCCATATCATCTATCAATAATCATGGTTAGTCTCTCATTGATTTTTTGCATGATTTTACAATATTTGTTGGTCAAACATGTCAACCAAAAACAACGATGATTAATTTGCAAACCAACGAAGAGCTTGCTGGATTTTTTGGCGGTAAGCTCTTTTAAAAATAGTTTCATACTACGCTTATAATTTCTAGATATTAGCATGACACGACTACAATAACCAAGGATAAAAATACAACAACAATATTTGACATAATAATAACAACTATAATTTATCCATAACAGAGTATGTTGGTGCCTTGCACGAGCTACGGTGCTAGTTTATAATAGTATTTAAACTATCTTCTAAATTTCAGCAATACCTAATTAGAGTAGACAAACATAGGACAATACTAGTTTATAACATTGTTTAAACTATTCTTCTAAGGCCCACCAATACCTAACTAGGGTATATAAACATAACATATTAGTTATAGAACACACATTAGGGGGTTGTTATACAGCCACCGTTCGATAACAACCACCAAATCATGGTCGTTGGACTCCTCACAATATTTCATTACAATGTTTCATTGTGGGGACTTAAGTATCACAGTTGTAAACATCGTGTTGTTTACCTTAAAAGGTGCCTAGAGACATACATACAAAAAACCCTAGCCGTCGTCCTCTTGTTTTCTCTCAAAGATAGTCCAGGGGCTTCCACTGGATTTTTCtagtggaaagccccaa includes:
- the LOC108201748 gene encoding protein LNK3, with the translated sequence MDQYQASFRWMIHIHKLSPLFSATNQKSKCTSSLVLYTFLSLTSTLSKHISQPPLNFLGSQQSSILFFHLGHLVLLSLNLGCLQDCEFKRSSLKIGTSLMEWYFSNDGDDLVVPKDMKPIDRLPSPNSWSDWGVSDFHKKNIDAENLCDELDLSISRHQMECSSNSSMSYGFQNNLQQWGTSTERQSDDIQMDEIYMNSLLDEDLATENLYGSSSFSPQSNSNFGGSNYYDNDTFSPKTDWNREASNSFPSIKEPVLKDSVASEHGTGRVYMHEQTSLEESVLQELEMVTSKLNLKTRNCFRDSLYRLAENSRTNTSTPVQNGDLVIEKKTVETVNNEKSSVQETEATESKTNAIDRAVANLMFAKMDFFVEEESQAPVKESQNVKCEADGRTEQFQYNSGEPWATCFPMLVGDAEVPVVGK